TgcacacagagccaagctctacACTACACTGCGTATGCCCTGTACAGTGTACAGCTAATAGAAAAAGCTATTTAGAGTGAGGGATTAATTTCTTAACAAAAGTGACATTGTACTTTTTAGTATAgtacataaatgataaaatgtttactGAACCATAATtacctgaaatgtatttgttttcttttgctgctCATGGACCCAAATTAGAAACAGACTGATTGAAAACCCAATCAGGAAGATGACAATAAGCAGATAAAAACTCCATGTTGGAAGGTGTAACTGATTGCTTCCAAACACCAAGATACAGCTTGTGCAGAGGGCAAAAACCATCAATGTCACAACTGCAATGGTGACCACCTCTCCAGGATAAAAGTCGCTTAAGAACTTAAGGTATGGTTCAAAGGCAGCTTTCAAGTGTCCAGTTTCTCTTCGCTCTTTGGCTTTTTTCTGACTTTCAACCAGTTGGAGTTTATCAGAGAAAGACTCATATTCCTTCATCTCTTCTCCAACAATTCTCTCTGTGTTGATTCCAGGTTCTCGATGTTGTGGACTTTGATCTAGGTCACCTGCAACTGAAGTTTCACTTTTCTCTTGTTGAAACCGCAATACGATTATACTGGCAGCAACAAAGGTATATGCTAGCAATGTGCCAATGGACAAAAACTGCACTAAGGCTTCCAGGTCAAAGATGAGGGCAAGAATAGCCATCAGGATACCAAACACCACAATTCCGATGACTGGTACTTTGGTGGTTGGGTTTACTTTGgagaaaaactgaaagaaaagtcCATCTTCAGCCATGGCATACACAATTCTTGGTAAGGAGAAGAGATTACTTAGCAGAACCGTATTCATAGCTGTAAAAGGAAGACAAAAACAGACGCTTAACAGTGTTGTACTTCACAAGCTACCAATAAACTAACTAGCAATGGTATAaagggctgtggagttggagtTAGTACATCTTTGCTGACTCCAGGGACACAATAATAGCTTCCAGCTCCACAGCCCTGGTATAATATAGTAGCTAAGCAGTCATTGACAAGCTAATTTCAAAATGAATAGACTAAAGTTGAATCATGCTTTGTGGTATTAAAAGGGCTCAACTAGATGTCTATAAAATCTTGACAGCAGAGTACTTGAAATACATGTAGATCTTtgatgatcctttccaacggcaaactactgcacaatgcatgaacgattgctgtacatacagcactgttctgctccatgcagagggaagggggagaacgaaggagcggcaccccaatgtgctctctccccctttatttccattaggatcgttcatcgtctaTTGCCTGTGGATCCGCCAgcacggtcgttcagacgatggacgacgggcactgtacacacaccagattcacGTCCGATATCGGCCGGACGAtcaccattgcaagtgtgtacgtagcctaaggctggGTTTTATCTGTGACATTTTTCTTAAATTGGTTTACCAAGAGATAAATCACGAGCTTGTTTACTTTGCTAGCGAATATTTACTTTGAAATGTGGGTTAAATTGATGTCAACTGaaattttcctaatttaaaaagccaagtaaaaaaatcattatgcGATATGACAAGTTACTTTGCTGAGTAAACAACTTCGACTCCTTTagaaaaataaacctatttgtcTCCTAAAAAATACCTCTGTAAAATAGCTATATTATCAAACAATCCAGGCACATATCGTCTGTGGTCAGTGATGGGTCTGTctactgcattaaaataaaccactaaaaaaggaaaaaagagaccaTCATTGCAAACTTCTCTTCTGAAAATTCTAGTATCTGGATGTCATGCTGTTACTTGTTTTCTGTAATGAttagtgcataaaaaaaaataagtagagATTGGGACTTAATCTGACCTTACCAGATATCTCTACTTTTTCCTCCTATGTTATAGATATAAGGCAACTTGTCTCAACCTTTTCACCCTAGAGGGAcccttaaaatatgtttttaggtcCTAGAAAACTTTGTTGATAATTTAATCAGGGACAGTTATGAAAATGCTACCTCCTGATGAGCAGTGTGAAGAATGTTTGCCTTACAATGGTGGTCCAAATGCTACCcttatagaaaagtaaaaatattcttagtGCAATCTTGTGGCTCTGCCAAGTGACGTTAGACCAGGAACTATTCTGGAACCATCAGTTGGACACAGCTCTGGGGAAACCTTGGGGTTTCACAGAACTCTGGTCAAGAATGGCCAAAAGAGATGCTGTAGTGTTCTCTAGTCCCAACAttctttctgtcctagggtgggAAATCTGGCTTCTCTAATAATATGCCAAACAGTGTGAGTAAGTGCTTTTGCCCTAAAAGTATGTTACTAGCAGAATCATCAGGTAGATATACTTTATGACTAGtaagctagcattttcagaaaccCATAAATGGCAGCACTCACATTAATAAATACTGAGGAAATACAGCCTGGAGTAGCAAGTATTAAATGGAGGTAAATAAGCAGCTCTAACAGGTGGGGTGCTTTCAAAGCTATTTTTCCCCCATTTAGTTTTCTCATACCTTCaattaaatatccttttttttctttccctaaatcacataaaaaatgtcacattgaaagtgtaattttaaaatgtacaatggcAAACTAAATAATGTCAGTAAGCTAACTGGTCATGCATTACTTTGTCAATACTGCatgaaaaatattatgtatttaaagggTTTGGTTATATTTATAGTacaacgatcgattgggcaaaaaatcgttcgtaaaaaagtaaccaacgacgccgacgaacgaggaaactcgttggaaacgaacgaccggaccggcggatcggacgacgatcgttgaacatcgttcgtgtgtacggtcgttcgttgatcgtccatggtctgagcatgcgtaatgaacgaacgttcgtttactttcctgtcgtgcacatagttcctctatcgcttaaacgatcgtatctattgtgtgtacaatatctacgaacgatcgtgtcgttatctctatgtgcgggatatctacgaacgatcgttcgtatatatcgtgcaggatcgttcgtcgttcgttttccaacgataataattggaagtgtgtacgtagctttacactacctgtataaaagactCCTGTCCACAAaggcaatcaatcaatcatattccaaactagccaccatggccaagaccaaggagctgtctaaggatgtcagggaaaagattgtagacctacacaaggctgaactgggctacaagactatcgccaagcagctttgCCAACAACAGTTGGCgcaataatttgcaaatggaagaaacacaaaataactgtcaatctccctcggtctggggctccatgcaagatctacactggtggagttgcaatgatcatgagaacagtgatGAAGCAGCCCAAAATTACACAGAGGGAAGTTgccaatgatctcagggcagctgggaccatagtcaccaagtgAACAATTGGTATCACTGAACCGTTAAGGCctaaaatcttgcagagccctcaaggtccccctgctcaagacagcacatgtacaggcccgtctgcagtttgccaatgaacagctgaatgatccagagaagaactgggtgaaagtgatgtggtcagatgagaccaaaattgagctctttggcatcaactcaactccccatgtttggaggaggaggaggaatgctgcctatgaccccaagaacatcatccccaccgtcaaacatggaggtaaACACATTGTGCTTTGGggctgctaaggggacaggacaccttcaccgcatcgaagggacaatggacggggtcatgtaccgtcaaatcttggctGAGCACCTCCTTCGCTCAGCCGGGGCATTGAAAAtaggtcgtggatgggtattccagcatgacaatgacccataACACAGAgacaaggcaacaaaggagtagctcaagaagaagcacatgaaggtcctggagtggcctagccagtatcCAGCCttgttgataggggatcaaatacttattttactcattacaatgcacatcaggCTCTGAcctttgagcactgggtttttgagggttcatttgttgttattttgtctctcacagctacaataaacctacaattacaattatagactggtcatttccttgggcaaacgtacaaaatcagcaggggatcaaatacttctttccctcactgtacatgtATCACACAGCCTTTCAATGGTCATCTATACTACCCAAATAAAGCTCCATGGAATACTGATGACCTGTATTggacatgcattaaaaaaaaaaagcattggaagACACGCCATGCCATAATCATGTCATAGTATGGCAGTTTTGACTCACAAGTGATGAAACATtgtaaataacacataaaaaaataagtaattgaGTTAAAATAGGAAGGGCAAAAAACGAAACCGAATATATTAGCTGCCCCTAGAAGTCCCAAGGAATGACAACATGTTAAAACTGATTAGGAGTGACAAATAACATTATGATGCTGTCTTTgtcatacaggtagtccccagaatacatatgagatagggacagtatgtttgttcttttaaaagttcaaatttgtatgtaagtctgaacaggtacaacattttaataaatgcaattgggacagatatttgtcccaacatattattaggcaccgtggtgtcagttactgtataaaatcctcactgtgagctaatcacaaacaaaaaaaacttcatggagcctagacattcattaacttctggagcaagctgcgctttgatatgcaaaaagaaacaactgcagagtttgtcttggtcattaaagagttacaagaggctgcagaagagctcaatctctgctgtgtttagcaaaagatttcttctgcaagtcatgcaaaccacccctccccccatcaagcctccgtcctgcacacaagcgagcaggaaaGACccttttgtatctaggagtcgtatgtcggatgtccttaacccggggactacctgtatttattacaaaaactgaaaaatgtgaatattgtccCTGCTCCAGATCTATGATGTTCTAGTATGAAGACTCTTTAACCATTTTTAGCTATTATATCATACTATGAGGACATAGCTTCTGAAATAGCTTCCACATCACCCAGCCCAGCTAATAAATGACATAGTTTATTCATGTTTCATGTGTCAAGTTGCTAACTCGGTTGCCCTTTGCTATCTATACATGGGGTCAATACAGTGAAAGCTGTTGCACCTTGTGTAGTTTATATATATGGCCAACAATGAGCCTGGTGTATTGTGTCTTTAATAGGATCGGTGTGTATTGTCCTGTGGCAGGCTCTACCTTTCATGCTCCAGCTGTTATTTTCCAAAGCAGGTATAAGTTTGAATAGCAGTTCTAGAGAAGTgcagacatttattatagatgAGGTTAATACACCAGCATGAGGTTCCTAATTTTCAAACATGAATGTCATTGTATTCAtctaaaaatagtaaatacatggcaaaaataaagatttatattctTGTGCTAAaccattgtaaatgtaatttatgttgtTTGACTTAGATCCTCTGCAGATAAAGGTGCATTTTTGTAATTGTGCATCAAAATTACTATAAAAAACACTTGATATGTGCTACTTACCACAAATAGAGCCAGCAGCTACAATAAACCCTGCCCAGGAGTAACCTCTCCTGTAAAAAGCATCAGACAGGGCAGAGTCTGGTATTAATGTATTCCAAGGCACCATAAGAGTCAGGACAGTGGACACAAGGATATAAGCCCCTGTGGCAAGGCCAAGAGACACAGCTGTTGCAATAGGAACAGCTTTCTGAGGGTTCTTTGCTTCTTCACTTGATGCTGCAATGACATCAAATCCAACAAATGCATAAAAGCATGTGGCAGTGCCAGACATAATGCCGGAAAACCCAAATGGAGCAAAACCACCATGTTCAGCTGACCAGTTCTTTGGTTGTGCAAGGATGAAACCAAATATAAGGATGAAAATTATGATTCCCATACTAATAGCAGCAAAGATATGATTGAGCCAGGATGACACCCTAACCCCAAACGATATAAATGCTGTGGCAAACAGTAAGATTCCTGCTGCAAGGAAATCAGGGTAGTGGGCCAAGAACTGCACATTCCAGGTACCAATGTGAGTTTCAgtgaagttttttattttgtggtcaAATATTGAGTCCAGATAGCCGCTCCAAGCTCTTGCCACAGCTGCACCACCAATCATGTATTCTAAGATCACATTCCAACCAATCAAAAATGCCCAAAGTTCACCAACTGAAACATACGTAAACATGTACGCAGAACCAGTTTTTGGCACCCGTGCACCAAATTCAGCATAGCACAGAGCTGCAAGTAGAGAGGCTATTCCCGCAATAAGGAATGATATAACTACAGCTGGGCCTGCTATTTCCTTGGCTACAGTGCCAGTAAGTACATAAAGGCCAGAGCCCACCATTCCACCCACACCCAAAAGAGTGAGGTCAACAGTCGAAAGGCATCTTTTTAGCGATGTCTCCATCAAGTCATCTTCCAAAGTCTTCACTCTGTTCAGTTTCTGGCAGAACCGAACAATGGAGGCTGTAGAAGGCAAGCTGTTCCCCATCTTGAAATGCGTTTTCTTTTACCACGTGTTAAGAATTGTGAATTAGCCTGAAGATTCCTTCATGTCAGCTGATCTGTaatttctgcaaaaacaaaaggGAATGTTATTTACTTCAATGTGCTCTATTGTGCTGTGCCCCTCTGTAAAAATACCACTGCCTTAAGTGAAAGTATCccaagcacaaaaacacatttttagcactgttttaaatggaaaataataattattacagtgGTTGTGTGACCAGCCACAATGATTCTGATGTCTGAGGTTGGTTCTCCATTATTGGAAATGTCACAGAGTTTGTGTTCTTCATTCACACGGGTTTTCTATGTTTAATCTGCCTCAAGAGACTATCGCTTATAACACTGCATAATATTCTAGATAACAAAGACTTGATCAAACATGCATTTCTTCACCTCATTTTTACCTCTGTACAAGTCATTTCAATGCCTGTTGTGTGTACAAATTAGACAGACAACAGCTGCTCATTATGTTATAATAGTCGGTCAGAGAACAAGGAATTACGCTTACAAATAATCTCatatttacaaagtgaatttggTGGGTGGAGGCTGCAAGTGAAAGTTTGTCATATAGGAGGTTCCCTTCACATCTCCGTACGTCTTGCCAGAACACTGGATAAGTAGTCAAAACACCTGAAAAGGCGCTGGTTTCCTCAAATAAATTGCCTGCAAAACATTCACATAGAATTTGTACCCCTTTTTTTGTCCCCACCTGCGTGACCCATTAAGGTATAAATTATAAGCTTCCTGAGGACCTTGTTGAGATACTTCAAatattaaaagcattaaaataacaaaaacccGGGTAATGCAATAAAGAAGTTACTGACCACTAAACCATCATAAACCAAGCTTATAATGTCTAATAttaggaaagggttaaattatCAGAAAAATCTTCTTTTCGCGTGAGAACAGTTCATTAACAATATAAGCCATGTAAATACTTAATTCTCCTGGGAGCTTCTTATAACTCTGATGCTGGTTTTCCAAGAACATGAGTACTGAACTTGGCAAAAAATTGCTTCAGGAGTTCTAATCTAATCTAAAGTAATATTCTATATTACACATTATCATTTTACattcattgctaaaaaaaactattaaaaacttACATTTATAGCTGGATATGGCTAAAACAGTGAATGAATATAATGGCACTGATCTTTAAAATCACCAATTATTGAGGAAACGGTTGAGAAAATTTGATTCGAGTCGATTAGGAACTATTtgcaacaacaaaatattataatttaaacagAACTCTAcacaatatatttgaatttagtGAAAACTTGAaggcaattttaaaaaattaataaggTAGGGAAGAGTTTGATGGACCTTCTGagcttatttttattgctgtgtccccaatGGGGAGATTCACTCcattatttgtcctggtgacgaTTCTAGCTTCGAAGGAAAGTTAGAGGAAACCCAAAATTTTGACTTGTGTTTCAAGCAATAATGGGGGAAATCTTCC
This Pyxicephalus adspersus chromosome 6, UCB_Pads_2.0, whole genome shotgun sequence DNA region includes the following protein-coding sequences:
- the SLC7A4 gene encoding cationic amino acid transporter 4; amino-acid sequence: MGNSLPSTASIVRFCQKLNRVKTLEDDLMETSLKRCLSTVDLTLLGVGGMVGSGLYVLTGTVAKEIAGPAVVISFLIAGIASLLAALCYAEFGARVPKTGSAYMFTYVSVGELWAFLIGWNVILEYMIGGAAVARAWSGYLDSIFDHKIKNFTETHIGTWNVQFLAHYPDFLAAGILLFATAFISFGVRVSSWLNHIFAAISMGIIIFILIFGFILAQPKNWSAEHGGFAPFGFSGIMSGTATCFYAFVGFDVIAASSEEAKNPQKAVPIATAVSLGLATGAYILVSTVLTLMVPWNTLIPDSALSDAFYRRGYSWAGFIVAAGSICAMNTVLLSNLFSLPRIVYAMAEDGLFFQFFSKVNPTTKVPVIGIVVFGILMAILALIFDLEALVQFLSIGTLLAYTFVAASIIVLRFQQEKSETSVAGDLDQSPQHREPGINTERIVGEEMKEYESFSDKLQLVESQKKAKERRETGHLKAAFEPYLKFLSDFYPGEVVTIAVVTLMVFALCTSCILVFGSNQLHLPTWSFYLLIVIFLIGFSISLFLIWVHEQQKKTNTFQVPFVPLTPALSILLNVYLMLKLNYMTWVRFSVWLAVGLIVYFGYGIWHSKENLRGPKNHGVTARYVVFPNSSLEETVQQVQPSIQDTMGRAEIIDEEIQKR